The window TTATATTTCGGTCGGAATTATCCTGGCAACTGTTATTGTCTTACCAAATTTTTTAATTCAATACCGCAAAATTGAATTTATTTACCGGTTAAAAGCAACCACCATGAATATTTATTGAATAATTGCAAACATTTGTTTATTCTTTCTATTTATTGTGTTATTAATCACAATTTGAATGTTCTTATGAGCAATGATCTTTCCTCAACAACGAATGCTCGTCAAAACTATTAACTGAGGAATTTTCATCTTAGGAATTTTCTTAACAACAACAATGGGGATTGCTATTGGCTTTTGTGCCGGAGGTATTTTTAAAAGTAACTCGGTTTCGTTAATTATTATGTTTTCAATGTTCATAATTCCACTCTATTTAGGAGGAGTTACCATCCCCTTAGATATTATTTATAATAAAGCACCCTGGTTGTTCTATTTAACCCTCGCTATCCCATTTAAATACCCGGTAAGTATTCTACAATTAGCTTGGGGGGGAGATATTAATGGGATGAAAGTTATTAGTAGTACTGGTCATTTAATTAATGTTGGTTTCCCCAATATTTGAATTGGAATTATTGTTTCGCTGGCTGTTAGCGGATTACTAATTTTCTTAGGCATTAAGTTCTTCCGGTTACGTTAAATCTCTAACATTAGAGATTTTTTTAAGCCAAAATAAAAAACAACCCGGGTGAGGTTGTTTTTATAGGGTATCCATGAAGTATAAGAAAATATAATACAAAGTATGGTCATATTCTGATAGGGCTAAACTTGTGCTTTAAATTATTATTAATTAAAAGAACAAATCTTATACTTCTCTAGACACTTTTTATTATATATGGGTATAAATAAATTTCAACAAAAGTTAGCAAACTTTTTGATATTTTTTTAATTTTTAGAATGAATTTGGAACAAAAATGGAACAAAATTGAAACAAAGATGAAATTATTATTATAAACCCTTATAAATAAAGGGTTTATAACTGTTGATAAGCTCAAATCCCCCTGCTAAATTATCTTTATTTTTTTAAACATAAAAAAATATTTGAAATAGTTTATCCTAATAAGATTGACTATTTATCATTTTCAAAGTATGATGGGTGTATTATAAAAATATAATTCAAGAAGATATATAAATAACTAAAAATAACCAGAAAATGCAGTAAAATAAAGGGTTTTAAACTCCCCTACCGAGTTCTCCAAGTCCCCTACCGCATCTTATTTCCTTTTTTTCTACTGATTATCTTTAGTTATCATAAATAGAGGGATAAAATGACAAAAAGAGAACAAACACGAAAAATTTATATAGGTAACATTCAAATTGGGGGTCAAAATAAAGTAGTTATTCAATCAATGACAAATACGAAAACCCATGATATTGCCGCGACATTACAACAAATTAATGCTTTATATAATAAAGGTTGTGAAATTGTGCGGGTTGCGGTTCTAGGTATTGATGATGCCTACGCTTTAAAAGAATTAGTAGCAAAATCCCCCTGCCCATTAGTAGCTGATATTCATTTTAACCATGAATTTGCCCTAATTGCTGCCGATGCGGGAATTAGTAAGATTCGAATTAATCCCGGAAATATTGGAAAAATTGAAAATACTCGTAAAGTTGTGGAAAAATGTAAAGAAAAGAAAATTCCCATTCGAATTGGGGTTAATTCTGGAAGTTTACCATTAGATTTAGTTGAAAAATATGGTTGAACTCCCAAAGCAATGATTGAAAGTGCACGCCGCCATATTGAAATCTTAGAAAATGAAGGATTTTATGATATTATTTTATCTTTAAAAGCAACCGAACCATTAATGGCAATTGAAGCTTATACCCTAGCTAGTCAAGAGTGAAATTACCCTTTGCATTTAGGGATTACTGAAGCTGGTAGTTATCAAAATGGAACAATTAAATCAAGCGCTGGGTTAAGTCCTCTGTTATTAAACGGGATTGGTGATACTATTCGAATTAGTTTATCTTCAGATCCCATTAATGAAATTGAAGTTGCAAAACGGCTATTAAATTCATTAGGTCTGTATGATAACATTGTCGATGTTGTTGCTTGTCCAACTTGCGGTCGTTTAGAATTTGATTTATTTGATGTTGTCCACAAAGTTGAAAAGTATGTCAAAGAAATGAATTTTCCTTTAAAAATTGCGATCTTAGGTTGTGTTGTTAATGGTCCGGGCGAAGCAAAACAAGCTGATATTGGGATTGCTGGTGGTAAAAATGGTGGCATTATTTTTAAAAAAGGCAAAATTTTTAAATCATGTCCCCAAGACCAATTAGTTAGTGAATTAAAACTATTAATTGATGAATATTATCAAAATTGAAAAGCTAGTAAAAATATTAATAAATAAAATGCTGGTAATTAAAACATTTCCTATTAAATATTAACCATCAGAGGAAAGCCAGATTTCCCGATACTTATGTTATAATTTATCTATAAATTTATTTAATTTCAAATAAATTTAAAATAAATTGGGAGGATATTATATGGCCGTGTGTTGTCCAGCTAAAAATCATGAATGTAGTACTTGTCGTACTTGTAGTAAACCAAAAGTTGGTTGTCGTTCATGTTTGGTATGTATATCTTGCATTAATTGTGTTAATAAAGAATGCGCATGCTGTAAAGATAGTCGCTAAAAAATAACTTATTTAATAAGTTATTTTTTTAATTAGAAATTAAATGGTTATATGGAAATTCATTAACTAAGAAATCAAATTATCGCGGGTTTGGATTAATATAAGGATGAATCCGTTCAAATTGTTCAAACGCATTATCAAAGTATTCATCATTAATATATCCCCTTGGCGACTAAATACATAAAAACAATCGAAGCACTGCGATTTACTCCCCAAACACAATGAACATAAATATTTTTCATTTTGATATTATTATCAATGATTTTTAATGCTTGGATAATGGTATTGGGGTCTAATTCTTGTTAAATTGGATAATCTTTAAAATTAAAACAAACATGTTTATCATCAGTCCAAGCATATTTATCTTCGGTTTTGGGGATTTTATGCATAATAACTTGCTCACGAAAAATTTCTTAGGCACAAGAAAATACTAAATTAGCATCAGGAGGAATATTATGGCAATCACCTAAATATAAATTATCTAAAATTTTCTTTGACGACATTTGTGTTATCTCTTTTCTATTGGTGTTTTCCCATATTTTTGAAAGGGATCAGTAAATTTTTTATTTTTAATCATGGTAATTTCTTCTTGGTATGGGGAATACATTTTGCCTTCCTGGTCTTTAACATAAGGTGTTTCTAAAATTTTAACCATATTATTTAGTCGGGGATGATAAATAATTTTAAGTAAATTATCAAATCCTAAATAACCATAACCAATATTTTCATGACGATCTTTATGAGCATTTAAGGGGTTTTTACTATCATTAATATGTAAACATAAAAGTCGATCAAGACCAATCATCTGGTCAAATTCCTCAATGATAGCATCTAAATGCTCTCCTAGCTGGTAACCACTATCATGTAAATGACAAGTGTCCCAACACACCCCTAATTTATCGTTTAACTTAACATTATCAATAATATATTTTAATTGGGTAAAATTAACCCCTAATTCGCTCCCCTTACCCGCCATAGTTTCTAAAGCAACGAGTGCTTTTTGCTCAGCGGTTAGGACTAAATTTAAACCTTCAACAATCAGATCTAACCCGACTTGTTCTTCGGCTCCCACTGCACTACCGGGATGTAAAACTATTGTTTTAATTCCAATTTTATCAGCCCGGGAAATTTCTTTTTTTAAAAATTCAACCGCAATGTCAAAAGTTTCTTTTTTAAAACTATTTGCTAAATTAATAATATAGGGCGCATGAATAATAACATTATCAATACTTAAATTATTATCTGCTAATTGTTGATGAAATTCAGGGATAAAAAAATTTTTAACATCAACCCGAATCGTGTTTTGTGGGGGACCCGTATAAATCATTAGGGCGTTTGCCCCATTATTAAGAGTTTCATTTAAAGCTCCTAATAAATAATTATCTTGTTTATTCATACTAACATGACTACCAATAATTAAATTATAATCTTTCATTTTTTTACTCCTTATTTTTTAACTTGCTTAACTTATAATATAATATCATATATAATTAAAATATTGATATTTAAGAAAGGAAAATCTGATGATTGAACCTCCCGAAATTGATGAAATTGAAAAAACAGTAAGTAAAATTTATGATAATATTGTAACGAAAAAACACGAAAAATTCTTGGCTTGGCAATGAATTAACTTAGTTTTTATTTGTCTAATTAGCATTAGTCTTTTTATTGCGATTTTTTCTTATATTCAATGTTTTGATTCGCATTTTAAAACAAACCAGAACTTATTTTTATCCTTAGCAATTGTATTTAGTGGGTTATTTGTAGGGTTGCTAATTGGTTTAATTATAATACGCCACGGGCAAAATTGTTTAAAAGAAAAAATTAAGGATAATTTTGACCACCGGATGATTATTAATATTTATGATCAAGTCTATCAAGAGCAAGATAATAACTTAAAATTAAATGATTTAAGTTACCAATGAACCATTACACCGCTTAATTTACATCCCAATGATAATTTTTTAATTAATGACCTTATTTTAGATGGAGTTTATCAACAGTGCCATTTTAATATTGGTTCAATTAGTGAAGCAACTAATACTGTGGTTGATAACTTGGAGCCAAGTTTAGCACCCCAACCGTA is drawn from Spiroplasma mirum ATCC 29335 and contains these coding sequences:
- a CDS encoding ABC transporter permease, giving the protein MRLFRILLHHFFHKSNVFYLSVLFGYPLLIVIVACSLNADFPITLPTYISVGIILATVIVLPNFLIQYRKIEFIYRLKATTMNIYWIIANICLFFLFIVLLITIWMFLWAMIFPQQRMLVKTINWGIFILGIFLTTTMGIAIGFCAGGIFKSNSVSLIIMFSMFIIPLYLGGVTIPLDIIYNKAPWLFYLTLAIPFKYPVSILQLAWGGDINGMKVISSTGHLINVGFPNIWIGIIVSLAVSGLLIFLGIKFFRLR
- the ispG gene encoding flavodoxin-dependent (E)-4-hydroxy-3-methylbut-2-enyl-diphosphate synthase, which translates into the protein MTKREQTRKIYIGNIQIGGQNKVVIQSMTNTKTHDIAATLQQINALYNKGCEIVRVAVLGIDDAYALKELVAKSPCPLVADIHFNHEFALIAADAGISKIRINPGNIGKIENTRKVVEKCKEKKIPIRIGVNSGSLPLDLVEKYGWTPKAMIESARRHIEILENEGFYDIILSLKATEPLMAIEAYTLASQEWNYPLHLGITEAGSYQNGTIKSSAGLSPLLLNGIGDTIRISLSSDPINEIEVAKRLLNSLGLYDNIVDVVACPTCGRLEFDLFDVVHKVEKYVKEMNFPLKIAILGCVVNGPGEAKQADIGIAGGKNGGIIFKKGKIFKSCPQDQLVSELKLLIDEYYQNWKASKNINK
- a CDS encoding deoxyribonuclease IV encodes the protein MKDYNLIIGSHVSMNKQDNYLLGALNETLNNGANALMIYTGPPQNTIRVDVKNFFIPEFHQQLADNNLSIDNVIIHAPYIINLANSFKKETFDIAVEFLKKEISRADKIGIKTIVLHPGSAVGAEEQVGLDLIVEGLNLVLTAEQKALVALETMAGKGSELGVNFTQLKYIIDNVKLNDKLGVCWDTCHLHDSGYQLGEHLDAIIEEFDQMIGLDRLLCLHINDSKNPLNAHKDRHENIGYGYLGFDNLLKIIYHPRLNNMVKILETPYVKDQEGKMYSPYQEEITMIKNKKFTDPFQKYGKTPIEKR